A stretch of the Bacillus anthracis str. Vollum genome encodes the following:
- the spoVAC gene encoding stage V sporulation protein AC, which produces MSSKDKNLTPVQQEYKKFEQEREPKRPVLKNCIKAFFVGGFICFIGQLISTFYITYFDFTERSAGNPTVATLIFISMLLTGFGIYDRFGQFAGAGTAVPVTGFGNSVIAACIEHRTEGFVLGVGGNMFKLAGSVILFGVFSAFVIALIKTILVQWGGL; this is translated from the coding sequence ATGTCTAGTAAAGATAAAAACTTAACCCCTGTGCAACAGGAGTATAAAAAATTCGAACAAGAACGAGAACCGAAGCGCCCTGTCTTGAAAAATTGTATAAAAGCCTTTTTCGTCGGCGGTTTTATTTGCTTCATCGGACAACTCATTTCTACATTTTATATCACATATTTTGATTTCACTGAACGCTCAGCAGGAAATCCAACAGTCGCAACTCTTATTTTCATCTCCATGTTATTAACTGGATTTGGTATATACGATCGGTTTGGTCAGTTTGCCGGAGCAGGAACAGCTGTACCTGTCACTGGATTTGGCAACTCTGTTATCGCCGCATGTATCGAACACCGAACAGAAGGTTTTGTCCTTGGTGTTGGCGGTAACATGTTTAAATTAGCTGGTTCTGTTATTTTATTTGGTGTATTTTCCGCTTTCGTCATCGCACTTATTAAAACGATTCTCGTTCAATGGGGAGGGCTATAA
- the spoVAD gene encoding stage V sporulation protein AD yields the protein MLQGHRTWVFENKPVIISTGVVGGPFEAKGKIPEDFDTLHEDLWLGQDSYEKAHKILFEEACSRATEKANLRKDDIQFVLAGDLINQITPTSFACRTLGTPYLGLFGACSTSMEGLALGASIVNAKGAKYLLTGASSHNTAVEKQFRYPTEYGGQKPPTAQWTVTGAGAAILSDTGHGPRVTSATIGRVVDMGLTDPFNMGGAMAPAAVDTIEAHLRERQIDASYYDLIVTGDLGHVGREIAYDLLHKHGTKVTSEQFQDCGLLIYREGQPVIAGASGPGCSATVVYGHLLNRMKRGEFNKILVVATGALLSPLTFQQEETIPCIAHAVSIEFGGATQ from the coding sequence ATGTTACAAGGACACCGAACATGGGTATTTGAAAACAAACCAGTTATTATTTCGACGGGAGTCGTTGGTGGGCCGTTTGAAGCTAAAGGAAAAATTCCAGAAGACTTCGATACCCTCCATGAAGATTTATGGCTCGGACAAGATTCCTATGAAAAAGCACATAAAATTTTATTCGAAGAAGCTTGTAGCCGAGCTACTGAAAAAGCAAACCTTCGTAAAGACGATATTCAATTTGTACTCGCAGGCGATTTAATTAATCAAATTACCCCTACAAGCTTTGCTTGCCGTACACTGGGCACTCCTTATCTCGGACTATTCGGCGCTTGTTCTACTTCTATGGAAGGTTTAGCACTTGGAGCAAGTATCGTAAATGCAAAAGGCGCAAAATATTTATTAACCGGGGCATCAAGCCATAACACCGCTGTAGAAAAACAGTTCCGCTATCCTACCGAATATGGTGGGCAAAAACCACCTACCGCGCAGTGGACAGTAACCGGTGCTGGCGCTGCTATTTTAAGCGATACTGGACACGGTCCTAGGGTAACATCCGCCACAATCGGACGAGTGGTTGATATGGGATTAACAGATCCGTTTAATATGGGAGGGGCAATGGCTCCAGCTGCCGTTGATACAATTGAAGCCCACTTACGCGAACGACAAATTGATGCTTCTTACTACGATTTAATCGTAACGGGTGACCTCGGACATGTCGGCCGTGAAATTGCTTATGACTTACTACATAAACATGGAACGAAAGTAACGAGCGAACAGTTTCAAGATTGCGGGCTACTCATTTATAGAGAAGGGCAGCCTGTCATCGCTGGTGCTAGCGGACCAGGATGCTCTGCAACGGTCGTATACGGTCACTTATTAAATCGAATGAAAAGAGGAGAGTTTAATAAAATACTTGTCGTTGCGACAGGCGCTTTACTATCTCCACTTACATTCCAACAAGAAGAAACGATTCCGTGCATCGCTCACGCCGTTTCGATTGAATTTGGAGGTGCAACGCAATGA
- the spoVAE gene encoding stage V sporulation protein AE, with the protein MIFFWAFVIGGLICVIGQLMFDVGKLTPAHTMATLVVAGAILDGFNLYEPLIDFAGAGATVPITSFGNALVHGAMEEAAKHGIVGVITGMFKVTSAGVSAAIIFGFIGALLFKPKG; encoded by the coding sequence ATGATTTTTTTCTGGGCTTTCGTCATTGGCGGACTTATATGTGTAATCGGCCAACTTATGTTTGATGTTGGAAAGCTAACACCAGCTCATACAATGGCAACACTCGTTGTTGCTGGAGCTATATTAGATGGATTCAATTTGTATGAACCATTAATTGATTTCGCCGGAGCTGGGGCAACCGTACCTATTACAAGCTTCGGTAACGCACTCGTTCACGGTGCAATGGAAGAAGCTGCAAAACATGGCATCGTTGGTGTTATTACTGGCATGTTTAAAGTAACGAGCGCCGGTGTATCCGCAGCTATTATTTTCGGCTTCATCGGAGCATTACTATTCAAACCGAAAGGATAA
- a CDS encoding DUF1657 domain-containing protein, with amino-acid sequence MTVIASVKTCLASVRGAQASLSSLSLNSTDDEAKRVFHECMLEMDSIIVDLQNRVSVLEREEPQYKGF; translated from the coding sequence ATGACTGTTATCGCTAGTGTAAAAACCTGCCTTGCTAGTGTCAGGGGCGCTCAAGCAAGCTTAAGCTCCCTTTCGCTAAATTCTACAGACGATGAAGCAAAACGCGTATTTCATGAATGTATGTTAGAAATGGATAGCATCATCGTTGATTTACAAAATAGAGTTTCCGTATTAGAACGTGAAGAACCTCAATATAAAGGGTTTTAA
- a CDS encoding DUF421 domain-containing protein: MSHLPEWTLVILRSVFILIILFTITKCLGKRQISQLSFFEYIAGMTIGDIAAQIATGLDQKFFHGVFAILIFASVPFFVGILSLKNKTARDFFEGKSTVLIKDGKVLEDNLKQEKYTSDELLELLRGNGAFSIAEVEFAVLEPSGELNVLLKKDFQPLTAKDLGLKVPNEKEPQTVIMDGNVLDEPLSASGHNRAWLHSELEKLGVVIENVFLGQVDSYGQLTIDIYNDKLQMPSPQNKPLLLASLKKCHADLELFSLETKSKSASEMYSKNAKQIEKILNKVTYLLKE; this comes from the coding sequence ATGTCTCACCTGCCGGAATGGACACTGGTCATTCTTCGCTCTGTATTCATATTAATCATTTTATTCACTATTACAAAATGCTTAGGAAAAAGGCAAATCTCCCAACTTTCCTTTTTTGAATACATAGCAGGAATGACAATCGGTGATATCGCCGCTCAAATAGCTACAGGGCTTGATCAAAAGTTTTTCCATGGTGTCTTTGCCATACTTATTTTCGCCTCAGTACCCTTCTTTGTCGGAATTCTCTCCCTAAAAAACAAAACTGCTAGAGATTTTTTTGAAGGGAAGTCTACAGTGTTAATAAAAGATGGCAAAGTACTTGAGGATAATTTAAAACAAGAAAAATATACAAGTGATGAGTTACTTGAACTTCTTAGAGGAAATGGTGCATTCAGTATAGCTGAAGTCGAATTTGCTGTCTTAGAACCGAGCGGAGAATTAAATGTATTATTAAAGAAAGATTTTCAGCCACTTACTGCAAAAGATCTCGGTTTAAAAGTGCCGAATGAAAAAGAACCACAAACTGTTATTATGGATGGGAATGTACTAGATGAACCACTTTCCGCAAGCGGTCATAACCGAGCTTGGCTACATTCTGAACTAGAAAAACTCGGTGTTGTCATTGAAAACGTCTTTCTCGGTCAAGTGGATTCATATGGACAACTTACTATCGACATTTATAATGACAAACTACAAATGCCTTCTCCTCAAAACAAACCTTTATTATTGGCATCTTTAAAAAAATGTCATGCTGATCTTGAACTATTTTCCTTAGAAACAAAGTCGAAATCAGCAAGCGAAATGTATAGTAAAAACGCGAAACAAATCGAAAAGATTTTAAATAAAGTGACCTATCTTTTAAAAGAATAG
- the clpP gene encoding ATP-dependent Clp endopeptidase proteolytic subunit ClpP encodes MNLIPTVIEQTNRGERAYDIYSRLLKDRIIMLGSAIDDNVANSIVSQLLFLESQDPEKDIHIYINSPGGSITAGMAIYDTMQFIKPQVSTICIGMAASMGAFLLAAGEKGKRYALPNSEAMIHQPLGGAQGQATEIEIAAKRILFLREKLNQILADRTGQPLEVLQRDTDRDNFMTAEKALEYGLIDKIFTNR; translated from the coding sequence ATGAATTTAATTCCTACAGTAATTGAACAAACAAATCGTGGAGAACGCGCTTACGATATTTACTCTCGACTATTAAAAGACCGTATCATTATGCTTGGTAGTGCAATTGATGACAACGTAGCTAACTCAATCGTTTCCCAGCTTTTATTCTTGGAATCTCAAGATCCTGAAAAAGATATTCATATCTACATCAACAGCCCTGGTGGTTCTATCACAGCAGGTATGGCAATTTACGATACAATGCAGTTTATTAAACCGCAAGTATCAACAATCTGTATCGGTATGGCTGCATCTATGGGTGCATTCTTACTTGCAGCAGGTGAAAAAGGAAAACGTTATGCACTTCCAAACAGTGAAGCAATGATTCACCAACCACTTGGTGGGGCACAAGGTCAAGCGACTGAAATCGAAATCGCTGCTAAACGTATCCTATTCTTACGTGAAAAACTAAACCAAATTCTTGCTGACCGCACAGGTCAACCACTTGAAGTACTACAACGCGACACAGACCGCGACAACTTCATGACAGCAGAAAAAGCTTTAGAATACGGTTTAATCGATAAGATCTTTACAAATCGTTAA
- a CDS encoding HPr family phosphocarrier protein: MVQKRVQVSLKNGLQARPAALFVQEANRFHADIFIEKDGKTVNAKSIMGIMSLAIGTGSMITITTEGSDAEEALEALAAYVQ, translated from the coding sequence GTGGTTCAAAAAAGAGTTCAGGTTTCATTAAAAAACGGTTTACAAGCACGTCCGGCTGCGTTGTTTGTACAAGAGGCCAATCGCTTTCATGCAGATATCTTCATCGAGAAAGATGGAAAGACAGTAAATGCAAAGAGCATAATGGGGATTATGAGCTTAGCAATTGGAACTGGTAGCATGATAACAATTACAACAGAAGGTTCAGATGCAGAAGAGGCTTTAGAGGCATTAGCTGCATATGTACAGTAA
- the whiA gene encoding DNA-binding protein WhiA: MSFASETKKELTNLEMKECCEKAELSALLRMNGSLSFSNRRLSIDIQTENAAIARRIYTLLKKGYDVTVELLVRKKMRLKKNNVYIVRLVEKSREILADLHIVRDDFSFIRNISQELIEKKCCKRSYLRGAFLAGGSVNNPETSSYHLEIFSLYKEHNDAICELMNGFDLNSKTLERRKGYITYLKEAEKITEFLNIIGAHNALLRFEDIRIVRDMRNSVNRLVNCETANLNKTIGAALRQIENIRYIDETVGLDILPDKLREIAQLRRDYQDVTLKELGEMVSGGKISKSGINHRLRKIDDIAEKLRAGETVAKK; this comes from the coding sequence GTGTCATTTGCATCAGAAACAAAGAAAGAGTTGACGAATCTAGAGATGAAGGAATGCTGTGAGAAAGCAGAATTATCAGCGTTGCTTCGCATGAACGGATCACTTTCTTTTTCAAACCGTCGTCTATCAATCGATATTCAAACGGAAAATGCGGCAATTGCAAGAAGGATTTATACGCTTTTGAAAAAAGGATATGACGTGACGGTAGAATTACTTGTTCGTAAAAAAATGCGATTGAAGAAAAATAATGTATATATCGTAAGGCTTGTTGAGAAGTCTCGCGAAATATTAGCTGATCTTCATATCGTACGAGATGACTTTTCATTTATTCGAAATATATCACAAGAATTAATTGAGAAGAAATGTTGTAAACGATCGTATTTACGCGGTGCATTTTTAGCAGGTGGTTCAGTAAATAACCCAGAAACATCATCTTATCATTTAGAGATCTTTTCGTTATATAAGGAACATAATGATGCTATATGTGAACTGATGAACGGATTTGATTTAAATAGTAAGACGTTGGAAAGAAGAAAAGGGTACATTACGTATTTGAAAGAAGCAGAAAAGATTACAGAGTTTTTAAATATTATAGGTGCACATAATGCACTTTTGAGATTTGAAGACATTCGAATCGTACGTGATATGCGTAATTCTGTAAATCGTTTAGTGAATTGCGAAACAGCTAATTTAAATAAAACAATTGGTGCAGCGCTAAGGCAGATTGAAAATATCCGCTATATTGATGAGACGGTTGGTCTTGATATATTGCCGGATAAACTACGCGAAATTGCGCAACTACGAAGAGATTATCAAGATGTAACATTGAAAGAGTTAGGTGAGATGGTATCCGGGGGGAAAATTAGTAAATCGGGTATTAATCATCGTTTGCGTAAAATCGATGATATTGCAGAGAAATTACGCGCGGGGGAAACGGTAGCAAAAAAATAA
- a CDS encoding gluconeogenesis factor YvcK family protein — MKKERKPKIVIMGGGTGLSVLLRGLKQYPVDITAVVTIADDGGSSGRLRDELEIPPPGDIRNVLVALSDVEPLVEALFQHRFTTGDGLKGHALGNLLLAGMTSITGDFFHAITETSKVLNVRGRVLPAANQSAVLHAELEDGEIVTGESKIPYFGKKINRVFLTPEDVEPLHETLTEIKRADLLVFGPGSLYTSILPNLVVNKIGDAVLAAKAKKVYVCNVMTQAGETMGYTAFDHVQALHDHLGKPFIDTAIVNNRDIPCELRQLYEEEMSAPVVVDEERFIENNIDVIQDQLAKYDDRVVRHDTLKLASILYSLL; from the coding sequence ATGAAAAAAGAGAGAAAACCTAAAATTGTTATCATGGGAGGCGGAACGGGACTTTCTGTTTTATTACGAGGGTTAAAACAATATCCGGTCGATATTACAGCAGTTGTTACAATCGCTGATGATGGTGGCAGTTCAGGTAGATTACGTGATGAGCTAGAAATTCCACCCCCAGGTGACATTCGTAACGTACTTGTTGCGTTATCAGATGTAGAGCCACTGGTGGAAGCTTTATTTCAGCATCGTTTCACAACCGGAGATGGGCTGAAAGGTCATGCGTTAGGAAATTTATTATTGGCAGGTATGACCTCGATTACAGGAGACTTCTTCCATGCCATTACAGAAACAAGTAAAGTTTTAAATGTTAGAGGACGTGTATTACCGGCAGCGAATCAAAGTGCAGTACTGCATGCGGAACTAGAAGATGGAGAAATTGTAACAGGTGAATCAAAGATTCCTTATTTCGGCAAGAAGATTAACCGTGTCTTTTTAACTCCAGAAGATGTAGAGCCGTTACATGAAACGTTGACTGAGATTAAACGAGCTGATTTACTTGTTTTCGGTCCAGGAAGTTTGTATACGAGTATATTACCGAATTTAGTTGTTAACAAAATTGGGGACGCTGTTCTTGCTGCAAAAGCGAAGAAGGTATATGTGTGTAATGTTATGACGCAAGCTGGTGAAACAATGGGATATACTGCGTTTGACCATGTGCAGGCGTTACATGATCATTTAGGTAAACCATTTATCGATACTGCAATTGTAAATAACCGTGATATTCCTTGTGAATTACGTCAGTTATACGAGGAAGAAATGTCGGCACCAGTTGTAGTAGATGAAGAGCGTTTTATTGAAAATAATATTGATGTGATTCAAGATCAATTAGCGAAGTATGATGACCGTGTTGTAAGGCACGATACATTAAAATTAGCTTCTATTTTATATTCACTGTTGTAG
- the rapZ gene encoding RNase adapter RapZ gives MTENNDIKMVIITGMSGAGKTVALQSFEDLGYFCVDNLPPMLLPKFIELMADSKGKMNKVALGVDLRGREFFEHLWGALDDLSERTWIIPHILFLDAKDSTLVTRYKETRRSHPLAPTGLPLKGIEIERSLLTDMKARANIVLDTSDLKPKELREKIVHLFSTETEQAFRVNVMSFGFKYGIPIDADLVFDVRFLPNPYYIPHMKPLTGLDEEVSSYVLKFNETHKFLEKLTDLITFMLPHYKREGKSQLVIAIGCTGGQHRSVTLTEYLGKHLKPEYSVHVSHRDVEKRKGH, from the coding sequence ATGACAGAGAATAATGATATAAAAATGGTAATTATTACAGGAATGTCTGGAGCTGGAAAGACAGTAGCTTTACAAAGTTTTGAAGATTTAGGATATTTCTGTGTAGATAATTTGCCACCGATGTTATTGCCGAAGTTTATTGAGCTTATGGCGGATTCAAAAGGGAAAATGAATAAAGTAGCACTTGGCGTTGATTTGCGTGGCCGAGAGTTTTTCGAACATTTATGGGGAGCGCTTGATGATTTATCAGAACGCACATGGATTATTCCTCATATTTTATTCTTAGATGCGAAAGATAGCACGCTTGTAACTCGCTATAAAGAAACGAGACGTTCGCATCCACTTGCACCAACTGGTTTGCCGTTAAAGGGAATCGAGATAGAGCGCAGCTTATTAACTGATATGAAGGCACGCGCTAACATTGTGCTTGATACATCGGATTTAAAACCGAAAGAATTACGTGAAAAAATTGTTCACCTATTTTCAACTGAAACGGAGCAAGCGTTTCGTGTAAATGTTATGTCATTTGGATTTAAGTACGGCATTCCAATTGATGCAGATTTAGTATTTGATGTTCGTTTTTTACCAAATCCATATTACATTCCACATATGAAGCCATTAACAGGACTAGATGAAGAAGTTTCATCGTATGTGCTGAAATTTAATGAGACGCATAAGTTTTTAGAGAAATTGACGGATCTTATCACTTTCATGCTGCCTCATTATAAAAGAGAAGGCAAGAGTCAACTTGTAATTGCAATTGGATGTACAGGTGGGCAGCATCGTTCTGTTACGCTTACAGAATACCTTGGGAAACATTTGAAACCAGAGTATAGCGTTCATGTATCTCATCGTGATGTGGAGAAGAGAAAGGGCCATTAA
- a CDS encoding NUDIX hydrolase: MQRVTNCVLIRDNEVLLLQKPRRNWWVAPGGKMERGETVRDSVVREYREETGIYLKNPALKGVFTFVIQEGDKVVSEWMMFSFLATDFAGENKLESEEGIIGWHTFDKIDDLAMAPGDYHIIDYLIKGNGIIYGTFVYTPDFELLSYRLDPS; this comes from the coding sequence ATGCAAAGAGTGACAAACTGTGTGTTAATTAGAGATAATGAAGTACTCTTACTCCAAAAACCTCGTCGAAATTGGTGGGTTGCACCAGGCGGGAAAATGGAGCGTGGTGAGACGGTAAGAGATTCCGTTGTCCGCGAGTACCGTGAGGAAACAGGTATTTATTTAAAGAACCCAGCGTTAAAGGGGGTCTTCACCTTTGTTATCCAAGAAGGTGATAAAGTTGTTTCTGAATGGATGATGTTCTCCTTTTTAGCGACAGATTTTGCAGGAGAAAACAAACTAGAGAGCGAAGAAGGCATCATTGGCTGGCATACATTTGATAAAATTGATGATTTAGCAATGGCACCAGGAGATTATCACATTATTGATTATTTAATTAAAGGAAATGGAATAATCTACGGTACATTTGTATATACCCCAGATTTTGAGTTGCTTTCATATCGATTAGATCCGAGTTAA
- a CDS encoding DUF368 domain-containing protein codes for MEWRNIYRGFCMGVSDLIPGVSGGTIAVVLGIYEQLLAAISGFFSREWKKHLGFLIPLAAGVAAAFLTLSHVIKYLLANHYEPTQFFFLGLIISILPMLMREADAKSSFKGKHIVLLIVAAILVAITAFFKPDKTADPITTLTILNAIGLFFAGWMASMAMLLPGISGSFILLIIGVYPTAINALTTLNLPLIAVIGAGVMVGFVVSSKGISFLLDRYKSMTFAAIIGLVIGSIVIVFPGIPTEGFSIISSIITFILGFAIVTYFGKK; via the coding sequence ATGGAATGGCGTAATATATATCGTGGATTTTGTATGGGCGTTAGTGATTTAATTCCTGGTGTGAGCGGCGGTACAATCGCTGTTGTGTTAGGGATTTATGAACAATTGCTTGCGGCAATTAGTGGATTCTTTAGTCGTGAATGGAAAAAACATTTAGGATTTTTAATTCCACTTGCAGCTGGTGTGGCAGCAGCGTTTTTAACGTTAAGTCACGTTATTAAATATTTACTTGCAAATCATTATGAACCGACTCAATTTTTCTTCCTCGGTTTAATTATTAGTATATTACCGATGTTAATGAGGGAAGCTGATGCAAAGTCATCGTTTAAAGGTAAGCACATTGTTTTATTAATAGTTGCAGCAATTCTTGTTGCGATCACAGCTTTCTTTAAACCAGATAAGACAGCAGATCCAATTACGACGTTAACAATTTTAAATGCAATTGGTTTATTTTTCGCAGGATGGATGGCTAGTATGGCTATGTTACTTCCTGGAATTAGCGGATCATTTATTTTATTAATTATTGGTGTGTATCCAACAGCAATTAATGCTTTAACTACACTCAACTTGCCTTTAATTGCAGTTATTGGTGCTGGTGTTATGGTAGGGTTTGTTGTAAGTAGTAAAGGAATTAGTTTCTTATTAGATCGTTATAAAAGTATGACATTTGCGGCAATTATTGGACTAGTTATCGGTTCGATTGTAATTGTGTTCCCTGGTATTCCAACTGAAGGGTTTTCAATTATAAGTTCAATTATTACCTTTATTTTAGGATTTGCGATTGTTACTTATTTCGGTAAGAAATAA
- the trxB gene encoding thioredoxin-disulfide reductase, whose protein sequence is MSEEKIYDVIIIGAGPAGMTAAVYTSRANLSTLMLERGIPGGQMANTEDVENYPGYESILGPDLSNKMFEHAKKFGAEYAYGDVKEVIDGKEYKTIIAGKKEYKARAIIVASGAEYKKIGVPGETELGGRGVSYCAVCDGAFFKGKELVVIGGGDSAVEEGVFLTRFASKVTIVHRRDTLRAQKILQDRAFQNEKVDFIWNHTIKEINEANGKVGSVTLVDVNSGEEKEVKTDGVFVYIGMLPLSKPFVELGITNENGYLETNERMETKVPGIFAAGDVREKMLRQIVTATGDGSIAAQSAQHYVEELLEELKTVSEK, encoded by the coding sequence GTGTCAGAAGAAAAAATTTATGATGTCATTATTATTGGTGCAGGACCAGCTGGTATGACAGCTGCAGTATATACATCTCGTGCAAATTTAAGCACATTAATGCTTGAGCGTGGTATTCCGGGCGGACAAATGGCGAATACAGAAGATGTAGAAAACTACCCAGGTTATGAGTCTATTTTAGGACCAGACTTATCAAATAAAATGTTCGAGCATGCGAAGAAATTTGGTGCTGAATATGCATACGGTGATGTGAAAGAAGTCATCGATGGTAAAGAATACAAAACAATTATTGCTGGTAAAAAAGAATATAAAGCACGTGCAATTATCGTTGCAAGTGGTGCAGAGTATAAAAAAATTGGTGTACCAGGTGAAACAGAACTTGGCGGCCGCGGTGTATCATATTGTGCGGTATGTGATGGCGCATTCTTTAAAGGTAAAGAACTTGTAGTTATTGGCGGCGGAGATTCTGCTGTTGAAGAGGGTGTGTTCTTAACACGCTTCGCATCAAAAGTAACGATCGTTCACCGTCGTGACACGCTTCGTGCACAGAAAATTTTACAAGACCGTGCTTTCCAAAACGAAAAAGTAGACTTCATTTGGAACCACACGATAAAAGAAATTAACGAAGCAAATGGTAAAGTAGGAAGTGTAACACTTGTAGATGTAAACAGTGGAGAAGAGAAAGAAGTCAAAACTGACGGCGTATTCGTATACATCGGTATGTTACCACTATCAAAACCATTTGTTGAACTAGGTATTACAAATGAAAATGGTTACCTTGAAACGAACGAGCGTATGGAAACGAAAGTTCCTGGTATTTTCGCAGCTGGTGATGTTCGCGAAAAAATGCTTCGTCAAATTGTAACTGCAACAGGTGATGGTAGTATTGCAGCCCAAAGTGCACAACATTACGTAGAAGAATTATTAGAAGAACTAAAAACTGTATCAGAAAAATAA
- a CDS encoding tetratricopeptide repeat protein, with product MGKNQRIYKENGQVISFNQLADFFYKKGMRAYKGQKLQDAIKYFRRAAQSEKEPFILCQLATVLSEAGEYQESNQTFFKLVRSNPELEQCYYFIANNYAYMGLFQQAKKYADRYLEVAEEKEFVEDTLELLEIMEEEAMGAEEIEDEDDLIVMQEEANRYIRNGQLEEAIATLEIVTKDYPEFWSGHNNLAIAHFQSGNVDKALKLTEMILDKNPGNIHALCNTLIFLYSIGEHKQVEVLAAQLVAVYPISFEHRLKLGTTLATIGHFEHAYKWFKVLKRQGYEGDVSFYYWFAYSAYMVKDQQVAEKMWQHVVELHPDKKGKEPWNALNLADEGQNVLFEELRKSFQQSATLEEQMLALYLMNELSTPEKVGFFFDVTQAKNGVPIVSQLAKYFFLLNSHKSIPADLQQFEQCARIADALYNYTQKDDELIEECLQFWFCTFIRLYTSGAVFTNVYGWSAAVEYIVRSEQGNKMTQSELGDVYNVSVATVRKYVQAVKRTHT from the coding sequence ATGGGGAAAAATCAAAGAATATATAAGGAGAACGGACAAGTTATCTCTTTTAATCAATTAGCGGACTTCTTTTATAAAAAAGGGATGAGGGCTTACAAAGGGCAAAAATTGCAAGATGCAATTAAATATTTTCGAAGAGCGGCACAAAGTGAGAAGGAGCCGTTTATTTTATGTCAATTAGCAACAGTATTATCTGAGGCTGGTGAATACCAAGAGTCGAATCAAACCTTCTTTAAGCTTGTTAGATCTAATCCAGAACTTGAACAGTGTTATTATTTTATTGCAAATAATTATGCATATATGGGACTATTCCAGCAGGCGAAGAAATATGCGGATCGCTATTTAGAAGTTGCAGAAGAGAAGGAATTTGTTGAAGATACATTAGAATTACTTGAAATTATGGAAGAAGAAGCGATGGGTGCGGAAGAGATCGAAGATGAAGATGATTTAATTGTTATGCAGGAAGAAGCGAATCGTTATATTCGTAACGGACAATTGGAAGAAGCAATTGCTACATTAGAAATTGTTACGAAAGATTATCCGGAATTTTGGTCGGGGCATAATAATTTAGCCATTGCGCATTTTCAATCTGGCAATGTAGATAAGGCACTGAAATTAACGGAAATGATTTTAGATAAAAATCCAGGGAATATACATGCGCTTTGTAATACGCTTATTTTTCTATATTCAATTGGAGAGCATAAACAAGTAGAAGTATTAGCTGCTCAGTTAGTTGCAGTATATCCAATTTCATTTGAACATCGTTTGAAACTTGGAACGACACTTGCAACAATTGGTCATTTTGAGCATGCGTATAAATGGTTTAAAGTATTAAAACGTCAAGGATACGAAGGAGACGTTAGTTTTTATTATTGGTTTGCATATTCCGCTTATATGGTGAAAGATCAGCAAGTAGCTGAAAAAATGTGGCAACATGTTGTAGAATTGCACCCTGATAAAAAGGGAAAAGAACCGTGGAATGCACTGAATTTAGCCGATGAAGGACAAAACGTGTTATTTGAAGAATTACGAAAATCATTTCAGCAAAGTGCAACGCTAGAGGAACAAATGCTAGCTTTATATTTAATGAATGAATTATCAACGCCGGAGAAGGTGGGATTCTTCTTTGATGTAACGCAGGCAAAGAATGGTGTTCCAATCGTATCGCAACTTGCAAAGTATTTCTTTTTACTGAATAGTCATAAGAGCATCCCAGCTGATTTACAGCAATTTGAACAGTGCGCACGGATCGCGGATGCTTTATACAATTATACGCAAAAAGATGATGAATTAATCGAAGAGTGTTTACAATTTTGGTTTTGTACGTTTATACGTTTATATACATCTGGGGCAGTTTTTACAAATGTATACGGCTGGTCAGCTGCGGTGGAATATATCGTACGCAGCGAACAAGGAAATAAGATGACACAGTCAGAGCTCGGAGATGTATATAATGTATCTGTAGCGACTGTTCGAAAGTATGTGCAAGCTGTTAAGCGTACGCACACATAA